In Phacochoerus africanus isolate WHEZ1 chromosome 14, ROS_Pafr_v1, whole genome shotgun sequence, one genomic interval encodes:
- the TCAP gene encoding telethonin: MATSELSCQVSEENCERREAFWAEWKDLTLSTRPEEGCSLHEEDAERRETYHQQGQCQALVQRSPWLVMRMGILGRGLQEYQLPYQRVLPLPIFTPAKVGAAKEEREETPIQLRELLALETALGGQCLDRQDVAEITKQLPPVVPVSKPGALRRSLSRSMSQEAQRG; the protein is encoded by the exons ATGGCCActtcagagctgagctgccaggTGTCCGAGGAGAACTGTGAGCGCCGAGAGGCCTTCTGGGCGGAGTGGAAGGATCTGACGCTGTCCACGCGGCCGGAGGAGGG TTGCTCTCTGCACGAGGAGGATGCCGAGCGGCGTGAGACCTACCACCAACAGGGGCAGTGCCAGGCGCTGGTGCAGCGATCCCCCTGGCTGGTGATGCGGATGGGCATCCTGGGCCGTGGCCTGCAGGAGTACCAGCTGCCTTACCAGCGGGTGCTGCCGCTGCCCATCTTCACCCCCGCCAAAGTGGGTGCCGCCAAGGAGGAGCGCGAGGAGACCCCCATCCAGCTGCGGGAGCTGCTGGCGCTGGAAACAGCCCTGGGTGGCCAGTGTCTGGACCGCCAGGACGTGGCCGAGATCACCAAGCAGCTGCCCCCTGTGGTGCCTGTCAGCAAGCCTGGCGCCCTTCGTCGCTCCCTGTCTCGTTCCATgtcccaggaagcacagagaggctga
- the PNMT gene encoding phenylethanolamine N-methyltransferase has protein sequence MSGTGQSHAADAAPDSDPGQAAVALAYQRFEPRAYLRNNYAPPRGDLSSPDGVGPWKLRCLAQTFATGEVSGRALIDIGSGPTIYQLLSACAHFEDITMTDFLEVNRQELGLWLREEPGAFDWSVYSQHVCLIEGKGESCQEKERQLRARVKRILPIDVHQPQPLGTGSLAPLPADALVSAFCLEAVSPDLASFQRALDHITTLLRSGGHLLLIGALEESWYLAGEARLAVVPVCEEEVREALARSGYKVRDLRTYVMPAHLRTGVDDVKGIFFAWAQKKVGV, from the exons ATGAGCGGGACAGGCCAGAGCCACGCTGCGGACGCGGCCcccgactcggacccgggccAGGCAGCGGTCGCCTTGGCCTACCAGCGCTTCGAGCCCCGCGCCTACCTTCGCAACAACTACGCGCCCCCTCGGGGGGACCTGAGCAGCCCGGATGGCGTGGGGCCTTGGAAGCTGCGCTGCTTGGCCCAGACCTTCGCAACCG GTGAGGTGTCTGGACGCGCCCTCATTGACATTGGTTCAGGCCCCACCATATACCAGCTGCTCAGCGCCTGCGCCCACTTTGAAGACATCACCATGACTGATTTCTTGGAGGTGAACCGCCAGGAGCTGGGACTCTGGCTGCGAGAAGAGCCCGGGGCCTTCGATTGGAGTGTCTACAGCCAGCACGTCTGCCTCATTGAGGGCAAGGG TGAATCCTGCCAGGAGAAGGAGCGCCAGCTGCGAGCGAGGGTGAAGCGGATCCTGCCCATCGACGtgcaccagccccagcccctgggcaCCGGGAGCTTGGCGCCCCTGCCTGCCGATGCCCTGGTCTCTGCCTTCTGCCTGGAGGCTGTGAGTCCAGACCTGGCCAGCTTCCAGCGGGCCCTGGACCACATCACCACACTGCTGAGGTCTGGAGGGCACCTGCTCCTCATCGGGGCCTTGGAGGAGTCGTGGTACCTGGCTGGGGAGGCCAGGCTGGCAGTGGTGCCTGTGTgtgaggaggaggtgagggaggctCTGGCACGTAGCGGCTACAAGGTGCGGGACTTGCGCACCTACGTCATGCCGGCCCACCTTCGGACAGGCGTGGACGATGTCAAGGGCATCTTCTTTGCCTGGGCCCAGAAGAAGGTGGGGGTGTGA